The following proteins are encoded in a genomic region of Methanofollis fontis:
- the dph5 gene encoding diphthine synthase — MLTFIGLGLYDETDISLKGLERIRRSEHVFLERYTSILTGTDPGRLEALFGKPLRMLDREDVENHPETFLTLAKDADVAFLTAGDPMVSTTHIDLRIRAASMGIETSIIHGASIVSAVCGLTGLQNYRFGKSCSLPFPYGRWAPTTPIEVIEHNMAENLHTLVYLDIQPGRYMTVHEAVGMLEGMAAERGLSIPVYVGVARAGSPSPVVAAGDAAALEGVDFGDPLHILVVPGDLHLMERDYLETFAGL; from the coding sequence ATGCTGACATTTATCGGGCTCGGTCTCTATGATGAGACCGACATATCTCTGAAGGGCCTCGAACGGATACGCCGCTCTGAGCATGTATTTCTGGAACGATATACCTCCATCCTCACCGGCACCGACCCCGGTCGCCTTGAGGCGCTGTTTGGAAAACCGCTCCGGATGCTCGATCGGGAGGACGTCGAGAACCATCCGGAGACCTTTCTCACCCTCGCAAAGGATGCGGACGTCGCCTTCCTCACTGCAGGGGACCCGATGGTCTCCACCACGCATATCGACCTGCGGATCAGGGCGGCGTCGATGGGGATCGAGACCTCGATCATTCATGGTGCCTCAATCGTCAGCGCCGTCTGCGGGCTGACCGGGCTCCAGAACTATCGGTTCGGGAAGTCCTGCTCCCTGCCGTTCCCCTACGGGCGATGGGCGCCGACGACACCGATCGAGGTGATCGAGCACAACATGGCAGAGAACCTCCATACCCTGGTCTATCTCGACATCCAGCCCGGGCGGTATATGACCGTCCATGAGGCGGTGGGGATGCTCGAGGGGATGGCGGCGGAGCGCGGCCTCTCCATCCCGGTGTATGTGGGGGTGGCGCGGGCGGGTTCGCCCTCGCCGGTGGTCGCTGCCGGCGATGCCGCCGCCCTTGAAGGTGTGGATTTTGGCGACCCCCTCCATATCCTGGTGGTGCCCGGCGACCTCCACCTGATGGAGCGCGACTACCTGGAGACCTTTGCCGGGCTATGA
- a CDS encoding MBL fold metallo-hydrolase, with amino-acid sequence MFTITEIYNNIPGDSRLKTEWGFSCYIKEAALLFDTGGDAAVLASNMAALGIDPADIRTLVLSHDHWDHIGGLAAVLGRNPDLDVYLLDTFSDETKTAVQSVARMHIVRDWQEIAPGIFSTGPLAGAIPEQALALEGADGFFIITGCAHPHISTIIEDVRGHGTVHGAIGGFHAVSNTDRTALRTLPYLAPSHCTDALALIIGENAERCRQGGVGAHHTVQTKRK; translated from the coding sequence ATGTTTACCATCACCGAGATCTACAACAACATCCCCGGCGACTCCCGCCTCAAGACGGAGTGGGGATTTTCCTGCTATATCAAGGAGGCCGCCCTCCTCTTTGACACCGGCGGCGATGCGGCGGTCCTCGCCTCCAACATGGCGGCCCTGGGGATCGATCCCGCAGATATCCGCACACTTGTGCTCTCCCATGACCACTGGGACCATATCGGCGGACTCGCCGCCGTGCTCGGCAGAAACCCCGATCTCGACGTCTACCTCCTGGATACCTTTTCTGATGAGACAAAGACCGCAGTACAGAGCGTCGCCCGGATGCATATCGTCAGGGACTGGCAGGAAATCGCTCCCGGCATCTTCTCCACCGGTCCACTGGCCGGCGCCATTCCAGAACAGGCGCTGGCCCTGGAGGGAGCGGATGGTTTCTTCATCATCACGGGGTGCGCCCATCCGCACATCAGCACGATCATCGAGGATGTGCGGGGGCACGGCACCGTCCACGGGGCGATCGGCGGTTTCCACGCCGTCTCCAACACCGACCGAACCGCCCTCCGCACCCTGCCCTATCTGGCGCCCTCGCACTGCACCGATGCACTCGCCCTCATTATCGGGGAAAACGCGGAGCGGTGTCGTCAGGGCGGCGTGGGGGCCCACCACACCGTCCAGACCAAACGGAAATAA
- a CDS encoding bifunctional nuclease family protein: MVAVDASVRGVFFTAASGGAVPAVLLELSPGRALPIYIGLWEAISINNALNNDLLPRPGTHDLFMSMLDSYDIRVEGLHIDDLREGVFYARLLSVRDGGEESLDCRPSDGIAIALRAGAPITIEEAVVEAAAVDEADLPDYVDLASYLS; the protein is encoded by the coding sequence ATGGTTGCCGTCGATGCCTCGGTGCGGGGTGTGTTCTTTACTGCCGCCTCCGGAGGGGCGGTGCCGGCCGTTCTTCTTGAACTCTCACCTGGCAGGGCGCTGCCGATCTATATCGGGCTCTGGGAGGCGATATCGATCAATAATGCGCTGAATAATGATCTCCTCCCCCGCCCGGGCACCCACGACCTCTTCATGTCGATGCTCGATTCCTATGACATCAGGGTGGAGGGGCTCCATATCGACGATCTCAGGGAGGGCGTCTTTTATGCCCGCCTGCTCTCGGTCAGGGACGGTGGAGAGGAGAGTCTTGACTGCCGGCCAAGCGACGGTATCGCCATCGCCCTCCGGGCCGGTGCCCCGATCACCATTGAGGAGGCGGTTGTCGAGGCGGCGGCGGTGGACGAGGCCGATCTCCCCGACTATGTTGACCTTGCCTCCTACCTCTCCTGA
- the hisE gene encoding phosphoribosyl-ATP diphosphatase → MSDSDVLADLWAVICERADHPSTDSYVSSVLTHRKGIDKSLEKVGEEATEFILAVKNGVPERSIEEGADLLFHLMIALKAAGLTFDEVLAELAARRR, encoded by the coding sequence ATGAGCGATTCAGACGTGCTCGCCGACCTCTGGGCGGTGATCTGCGAACGGGCCGACCACCCCTCGACCGATTCCTATGTGAGTTCGGTGCTCACCCACCGGAAGGGGATCGACAAGTCCCTGGAAAAAGTCGGCGAGGAGGCGACCGAGTTCATTCTGGCCGTCAAGAACGGCGTGCCAGAGCGGAGCATCGAAGAGGGCGCCGACCTGCTGTTTCATTTGATGATCGCCCTCAAGGCGGCGGGCCTGACATTCGATGAGGTGCTGGCCGAACTGGCGGCACGAAGACGATAA
- a CDS encoding metal-dependent transcriptional regulator, whose protein sequence is MNSSVREDCLEAILSLGRPDGCPVPREGVVAAVDADPADIDSSLAGLIAEGAVLEEDGGLFLSPEGRAIAELILRKHRVLECFLTEMLGMDTGTASKEACVLEHDISDEAIDRLSTYIRGPRRNVRPPWRSGRCGDRHMGASPLPCTENALPSGGYRRCPEAEGLHSLLEFAEGDELQVAMIRCIGRNTRLIDLGVLPGEHVTLVRKLHNNAVVLRVKGADIALSPEIASTIFVERRA, encoded by the coding sequence ATGAACTCCTCCGTCCGTGAAGACTGTCTGGAGGCGATCCTCTCCCTGGGGCGGCCTGACGGCTGCCCGGTCCCACGAGAGGGGGTCGTGGCGGCAGTGGACGCCGACCCTGCCGATATCGATTCGTCACTTGCAGGGCTCATCGCGGAGGGTGCCGTCCTGGAAGAGGACGGCGGCCTGTTCCTCTCCCCGGAGGGGCGGGCGATCGCCGAACTGATCCTGAGAAAGCACCGCGTTCTGGAATGTTTCCTGACCGAAATGCTTGGCATGGACACCGGGACCGCCTCAAAGGAGGCCTGTGTGCTCGAACACGATATCTCGGACGAGGCGATCGACCGTCTCTCTACCTATATCAGGGGGCCGCGCCGGAATGTCCGTCCCCCCTGGCGTTCAGGGAGGTGCGGCGACCGCCATATGGGCGCGTCCCCCCTTCCCTGCACTGAAAACGCCCTTCCTTCCGGCGGATACCGACGATGTCCGGAGGCCGAGGGTCTGCATTCCCTGCTCGAGTTTGCAGAGGGGGACGAACTCCAGGTGGCGATGATCCGGTGCATCGGCCGGAACACCCGCCTGATCGACCTCGGCGTGCTGCCGGGCGAGCACGTCACCCTGGTCCGGAAACTCCATAACAATGCCGTCGTCCTCAGGGTGAAGGGGGCGGACATCGCCCTTTCGCCCGAGATCGCCTCGACCATTTTTGTGGAGCGCCGTGCATGA
- a CDS encoding GTP-binding protein: MIYTGVEALDEMLGGGVPKGRSVFISLEPGVDGQGFMFSALKSACAMGKRCLVIAPFTTREAFLSDLAATPYRLDAIDRLRFLDSSDYDEIDARAVDEDAWRSSFDARIDRCCSEGGFDAVFIYCNRICDEIGTEETLKLFLSRCRGKKVNLFVEYLNLYDDDHLDDLIAAAPFDLSLSIGEGYGNLLFINHFRIHHAAWTPLPSRQIPFVVRDDGSLSPQIPKIVVTGPVDAGKTTFIQTASETWVSSDRLGMSGSPTTVAMDFGHPLVTCRGFEITLVGTPGQEHFGPIIAHLLTNATGVIFVVDGRCPDDLGRARQILNLVRAKSIPFVMAANKRDLPGMMSEDTIRRLLSLPPDAPVIPISALRREDTMAVIDRLIRLITREPLSE; this comes from the coding sequence ATGATCTATACCGGTGTTGAGGCGCTCGACGAGATGCTCGGGGGGGGCGTACCGAAGGGCAGGAGCGTCTTCATCTCCCTCGAACCGGGTGTCGACGGGCAGGGGTTCATGTTCAGCGCCCTGAAGAGTGCCTGTGCGATGGGCAAGCGCTGTCTGGTGATCGCCCCCTTCACCACACGGGAGGCATTTCTCTCTGATCTGGCGGCAACGCCCTATCGTCTTGACGCCATTGACCGACTCCGGTTTCTCGACTCCTCCGACTATGACGAGATCGATGCCCGTGCCGTCGACGAGGACGCATGGCGCTCCTCCTTTGATGCCAGGATCGACCGGTGCTGTTCTGAGGGGGGGTTCGATGCGGTCTTCATCTACTGCAACCGCATCTGCGACGAGATCGGGACCGAGGAGACGCTGAAACTCTTTCTTTCGAGGTGCAGGGGGAAAAAGGTCAACCTGTTTGTGGAATACCTCAACCTCTACGACGACGACCACCTTGACGACCTCATCGCCGCCGCCCCCTTCGACCTCTCTCTCTCGATAGGCGAGGGCTACGGAAACCTGCTCTTCATCAACCATTTCAGGATCCACCATGCCGCATGGACCCCCCTTCCCTCGCGGCAGATCCCGTTTGTGGTGCGCGACGACGGTTCCCTCTCACCCCAGATCCCGAAGATCGTCGTCACCGGACCGGTGGATGCCGGGAAGACCACCTTCATCCAGACCGCCTCTGAGACCTGGGTCTCATCCGATCGGCTGGGGATGTCGGGCAGTCCGACGACGGTGGCGATGGACTTCGGTCACCCGCTGGTCACCTGCCGGGGCTTTGAGATCACCCTTGTCGGGACGCCTGGACAGGAGCATTTCGGTCCGATCATCGCTCATCTGCTCACAAATGCCACGGGCGTCATCTTTGTCGTGGATGGGAGATGCCCGGACGACCTTGGGCGCGCCCGGCAGATCCTGAATCTGGTGCGGGCGAAATCCATTCCTTTTGTGATGGCGGCAAACAAACGCGACCTCCCCGGCATGATGTCGGAGGACACCATACGACGACTGCTCTCCCTCCCTCCAGACGCCCCCGTGATCCCGATCTCGGCCCTGCGGAGGGAGGATACCATGGCGGTGATCGACAGGCTTATCCGCCTGATCACCCGCGAACCGCTATCGGAGTGA
- a CDS encoding SIMPL domain-containing protein has translation MKTRTLALCAALLVLLAAGVWSASAATDSTDERLIHASGTGEVTTTPDRAVISFAVETQNTDPKVAQTANAAAMDGVIAALKAAGIAPEDLKTTGYNIYPEKQDETRPFGGSTIVYHVTNTLEVTLNDVTRTGEIIDLAVSNGANRVNNLYFTLSTERQQQFRSEALTKAVDQARSDADAVAVAADMTITGVKEISIGGTYVPMYGNYRAYDMVESAAGAVPTPIETGDVKVTASVSITYLCR, from the coding sequence ATGAAGACCCGAACACTCGCACTCTGTGCGGCACTGCTGGTGCTGCTGGCGGCAGGCGTCTGGAGCGCCAGCGCCGCCACCGACAGCACCGACGAACGCCTGATCCATGCGTCCGGCACCGGCGAGGTCACCACAACCCCGGACCGCGCCGTGATATCCTTTGCCGTCGAGACCCAGAACACCGATCCGAAGGTAGCCCAGACGGCAAACGCCGCAGCAATGGACGGCGTGATCGCGGCCCTCAAGGCGGCCGGAATCGCCCCTGAAGATCTGAAGACCACCGGCTACAACATCTATCCCGAAAAACAGGACGAAACAAGACCCTTCGGTGGGAGCACCATCGTCTACCATGTCACCAACACGCTGGAGGTCACCCTGAACGATGTCACCCGCACCGGCGAGATCATCGATCTGGCGGTCTCAAACGGGGCAAACCGGGTGAACAACCTCTACTTCACGCTCAGCACCGAGCGGCAGCAGCAGTTCAGGAGCGAGGCGCTGACAAAGGCAGTTGATCAGGCACGCTCCGATGCCGATGCCGTCGCCGTCGCTGCCGACATGACCATCACCGGCGTCAAGGAGATCTCCATCGGCGGGACATATGTCCCGATGTACGGCAACTACCGCGCCTATGACATGGTGGAGAGCGCTGCCGGGGCGGTGCCGACCCCCATCGAGACCGGCGATGTGAAGGTCACGGCATCGGTGAGCATCACCTACCTCTGCCGCTAA
- a CDS encoding lysylphosphatidylglycerol synthase transmembrane domain-containing protein, with protein MKRSQWKWLFVSLGFSTVVLALVLYFTFDESTIDYLKQLNPWCLLLALLAHVVALGFWAGRMKSMSRSLGYSVGFFHCLNAVFANLLIAAITPSQAGGEPVRIHELYRAEVRLGDATAVVIMERILDGVVLVAISLVSMLLLGQQWQSMAPGLAAFIYLSWGLIAVLVFFFAYSVKNPQMLKDLLRRISVWLERRKRRRNAEKLNALLERIDNEVDNFHDSLGRFVNHGKAGLVWGTLFTAIFWTIEFLIPSVILVGLGEKPYFVESFIAQIIIALLMMIPLTPGGSGVAEVSATSIYGMFVNSSILGVFVLLWRMIFYYFNIFLGFAASIGILQREVKRDRRCRNH; from the coding sequence ATGAAGCGGTCTCAGTGGAAGTGGCTGTTTGTCTCTCTGGGTTTCAGTACGGTCGTGCTCGCGCTCGTCCTCTATTTCACCTTTGACGAGTCGACGATCGACTACCTCAAACAGCTGAACCCCTGGTGCCTGCTCCTGGCGCTGCTGGCCCATGTCGTCGCCCTCGGTTTCTGGGCCGGTCGGATGAAGTCCATGTCGCGGTCGCTCGGCTACTCGGTCGGTTTCTTCCACTGTCTCAATGCCGTGTTCGCCAACCTGCTTATCGCCGCCATCACGCCGTCGCAGGCAGGCGGCGAACCGGTGCGCATCCATGAGCTCTACCGCGCCGAAGTGCGCCTCGGTGACGCCACGGCCGTCGTGATCATGGAACGTATCCTGGACGGGGTCGTCCTTGTAGCGATCAGCCTGGTCTCGATGCTCCTTCTCGGGCAGCAGTGGCAGAGCATGGCACCCGGCCTTGCAGCATTCATCTATCTCTCCTGGGGCCTGATCGCCGTTCTCGTGTTCTTCTTTGCGTACTCGGTGAAAAACCCGCAGATGCTCAAAGACCTGCTCAGACGCATCTCAGTCTGGCTGGAACGCCGGAAACGGCGTCGCAACGCCGAAAAATTAAACGCACTCCTGGAGCGGATCGACAATGAGGTGGACAATTTCCACGACAGCCTCGGGCGCTTTGTCAACCACGGCAAGGCGGGTCTGGTCTGGGGAACCCTTTTTACCGCCATCTTCTGGACGATCGAGTTCCTGATCCCCTCGGTGATCCTGGTGGGTCTCGGGGAGAAACCCTATTTTGTCGAGTCCTTCATCGCCCAGATCATCATCGCCCTGCTGATGATGATCCCCCTCACGCCGGGCGGGTCCGGGGTGGCCGAGGTGTCGGCGACCTCGATCTACGGCATGTTCGTAAACTCTTCGATTCTGGGGGTGTTCGTGCTGTTATGGCGGATGATATTCTACTACTTCAACATCTTCCTCGGCTTTGCTGCCAGTATCGGGATCCTGCAGCGCGAGGTGAAGCGGGACCGCCGGTGCCGCAACCATTAA
- a CDS encoding RAD55 family ATPase, whose amino-acid sequence MDPFRSGIEKIDGEIGGIRPGSNILLLAPPFADAERLAYFLTEPGDSDYTIVISTDQDAQDIVASYNLPDSASHRLWIIDCITKTMTPTVPDEEQVKFVGSPVDLTGMGIKFTKILDAIQRTESANATIPGTPRIRVCINSLSSFLVYTKLESIYRFFHILSARIRRMNGIAVYILNPEGVDEKTLSTLKQLMNGLIEVKEDENDPGLHTLRFQMTSGGGVSPVRYRFSGNDLVVET is encoded by the coding sequence ATGGATCCGTTTCGGAGCGGCATTGAAAAGATAGATGGGGAGATCGGAGGGATCCGGCCAGGATCCAACATTCTTCTGCTGGCTCCTCCCTTTGCTGACGCCGAGAGGCTTGCATATTTCCTGACCGAACCGGGCGATTCTGATTATACCATCGTCATTTCGACCGACCAGGACGCGCAGGACATTGTCGCCTCGTACAATCTGCCGGATTCCGCCTCGCACCGTCTCTGGATCATCGACTGCATCACCAAGACGATGACCCCGACGGTCCCTGACGAGGAGCAGGTGAAGTTCGTTGGCAGTCCGGTGGACCTCACCGGCATGGGGATCAAGTTCACCAAGATCCTGGACGCCATCCAGCGCACCGAGTCGGCGAATGCGACCATCCCGGGCACCCCCAGGATCCGTGTCTGCATCAATTCCCTCTCCAGTTTTCTGGTCTATACCAAACTTGAGTCAATATACCGCTTTTTTCATATCCTCTCGGCCAGGATCCGGCGGATGAACGGGATCGCTGTCTATATCCTCAACCCGGAGGGTGTGGATGAGAAGACCCTGTCGACCCTGAAACAACTGATGAACGGTCTGATCGAGGTGAAGGAGGACGAGAACGATCCTGGTCTCCACACCCTCCGTTTCCAGATGACCTCTGGCGGCGGTGTATCGCCGGTCAGGTACCGCTTTTCGGGCAACGACCTGGTGGTGGAGACATGA
- the feoB gene encoding ferrous iron transport protein B, with protein sequence MRCALIGNPSVGKSLIFNQLTGLGVEVSNYPGTTVELMSGTLCFERTALSIVDLPGIYSIDGGSAEEELVRTHLLTDPPDMLVVVLDATRMERNLYLLLQVIEYAIPTLVVLNMIDEAAAQGIVIDRQRLSSLLGLPVIETAASLGKNIGEIIPTLLSEGRTTTFSVPYAPQIQAAVRSLERFYGAERLPALQALQGIGASAELIEGARTIAAEIEARDHITPQQIIAANRHLAARQIAGEVVGSQEPDRRFSADRLLTRLMPGIPILLAVLLSMLFIVFTLGSFLEEAIVETFTLYVIDPFMALGLPPLAESLGQAALLAIVAGLGIAFPFVLIFYILLSIVEDTGYLTRAAFLADRAMHGLGLHGGAIIPMVMAFGCNVPAVMAASQMRTGRERTIAAFLITMVPCSARTVIITGIVAAFVGIWAALSIYAIVLVLILITGLLLARHIPGGQYGMILEMAPLRRPDPVLVLKKSWTRIGEFLFIAMPLLLVGSVILGALDYYGVTDAFAAMVAPISEGVLGLPSYAATALLFGILRKEMAFETLAVLAGTADLGAVMTGIQLYTFAVISVLFVPCISTIAVLWRQMGARVTIAVSAYTIMLGFLIGALIHLIAG encoded by the coding sequence ATGAGGTGCGCCCTTATCGGAAACCCGAGTGTTGGAAAATCGCTCATCTTCAACCAGCTCACCGGTCTCGGTGTCGAGGTGAGCAATTATCCGGGCACGACGGTCGAACTGATGTCGGGCACCCTCTGCTTCGAGCGCACCGCCCTCTCGATCGTCGATCTCCCCGGCATATACTCGATCGACGGCGGATCGGCAGAGGAGGAACTGGTCCGCACCCATCTTCTCACCGACCCGCCCGACATGCTTGTCGTCGTCCTCGACGCCACCCGGATGGAGCGGAACCTCTACCTCCTTCTCCAGGTGATCGAGTACGCCATTCCGACGCTGGTCGTGCTGAACATGATCGACGAGGCGGCGGCACAGGGGATCGTCATCGACCGTCAGCGCCTCTCCTCCCTCCTCGGTCTGCCGGTGATCGAAACCGCCGCCTCCCTCGGAAAGAACATCGGGGAGATCATCCCGACACTCCTCTCCGAGGGCCGCACCACCACGTTCTCGGTCCCCTATGCCCCGCAGATCCAGGCAGCCGTCCGGAGCCTTGAGCGGTTCTATGGTGCCGAGCGACTTCCCGCCCTGCAGGCCCTGCAGGGGATAGGGGCATCGGCCGAACTGATCGAGGGTGCGCGGACCATCGCCGCCGAGATCGAGGCGCGGGACCACATCACCCCCCAGCAGATCATCGCCGCAAACCGGCACCTGGCCGCCCGGCAGATCGCGGGGGAGGTGGTGGGATCGCAGGAGCCAGACCGCCGGTTCTCGGCGGACCGTCTGCTCACCCGGCTCATGCCCGGCATACCGATCCTCCTTGCCGTGCTGCTCTCGATGCTGTTTATCGTGTTCACCCTGGGCTCCTTCCTGGAAGAGGCGATCGTCGAGACCTTCACCCTCTATGTGATCGATCCCTTCATGGCCCTCGGTCTGCCGCCGCTTGCCGAGTCCCTCGGACAGGCCGCCCTGCTTGCGATTGTCGCCGGTCTCGGGATCGCCTTCCCCTTCGTCCTGATCTTCTATATCCTCCTCTCGATCGTCGAGGATACCGGCTACCTGACGAGGGCAGCGTTCCTTGCAGACCGGGCGATGCATGGTCTCGGCCTCCACGGCGGTGCGATCATCCCGATGGTGATGGCATTCGGCTGCAACGTGCCGGCAGTGATGGCCGCAAGCCAGATGCGGACCGGCCGCGAGCGCACGATCGCCGCCTTCCTGATCACCATGGTCCCCTGTTCGGCGCGGACAGTGATCATCACCGGGATCGTGGCAGCGTTTGTTGGTATCTGGGCGGCGCTTTCGATCTATGCGATCGTTCTCGTGCTCATCCTCATCACCGGCCTCCTCCTCGCCCGGCACATCCCCGGCGGGCAGTACGGCATGATCCTTGAGATGGCGCCGCTCCGCCGCCCTGATCCGGTGCTGGTGCTGAAGAAGTCATGGACCCGGATCGGCGAGTTCCTCTTCATCGCCATGCCCCTCCTGCTCGTCGGGAGCGTCATCCTCGGCGCCCTTGACTATTATGGAGTAACCGATGCCTTTGCCGCGATGGTCGCCCCCATCTCCGAAGGGGTGCTGGGTCTTCCCTCCTATGCCGCCACCGCCCTTCTCTTCGGGATCCTCAGGAAGGAGATGGCGTTTGAGACGCTGGCCGTTCTGGCCGGCACCGCCGACCTGGGGGCGGTGATGACCGGCATCCAGCTCTATACATTTGCCGTGATCAGTGTGCTGTTTGTCCCCTGTATCTCGACGATCGCCGTCCTGTGGCGACAGATGGGAGCCCGCGTGACCATCGCAGTCTCGGCATACACGATCATGCTCGGCTTTTTAATAGGTGCGCTCATACACTTGATAGCGGGATAG
- a CDS encoding potassium channel family protein, whose protein sequence is MTGNGDADDIVAHGMRVHRRLEGHKYLLLALPLVLLLVLYPYLENSAIGMLALKIVSTATLITAVFSVSERRGPFYFAVFLAVPAIGIGWSDYFFQYPHIVLAQGISSILLYSFTTLAILRSIIRGRLTDDMIFGAVAIYLLMGITWANAYSVAAAISPETFMLSGGGGPGGIMVFSDFLYFSFITLTTVGYGDITPLTAPVRSLAYLEAISGSLFMAVFIARLIGSLSSGADEGDRK, encoded by the coding sequence ATGACGGGAAACGGGGATGCGGATGATATCGTGGCCCACGGCATGCGGGTGCACCGGCGGCTTGAAGGGCATAAATATCTGCTGCTCGCCCTCCCGCTCGTCCTCCTGCTGGTGCTCTACCCCTACCTCGAAAATTCGGCGATCGGGATGCTCGCCCTGAAGATCGTCTCCACCGCCACCCTGATAACAGCAGTCTTCTCTGTGAGCGAACGGCGAGGGCCCTTCTACTTTGCCGTGTTTCTGGCGGTGCCGGCGATCGGCATCGGCTGGTCTGACTATTTCTTCCAGTACCCCCACATTGTCCTGGCGCAGGGGATCTCCTCCATCCTGCTCTACAGCTTCACCACCCTGGCCATTTTGCGGTCCATCATCAGGGGCAGACTGACCGACGACATGATCTTCGGGGCCGTGGCCATCTACCTGCTGATGGGGATCACCTGGGCAAACGCCTATTCAGTTGCAGCGGCGATCAGCCCGGAGACCTTCATGCTCTCCGGCGGGGGTGGTCCCGGCGGCATCATGGTCTTCTCTGATTTCCTGTACTTCAGCTTCATCACCCTCACGACCGTCGGCTACGGCGACATCACCCCCCTCACCGCACCGGTACGCTCCCTCGCCTATCTCGAGGCGATCTCCGGTTCGCTCTTCATGGCAGTCTTCATCGCCCGCCTGATCGGGTCCCTCTCCTCAGGCGCCGATGAGGGCGATCGGAAATAG
- a CDS encoding DUF357 domain-containing protein, producing MSALLDALEAALLRTGSLPSADSPLGAVSGVILRMATSYLSDGRTFEHRGDDVNAHASAVYAFGWLDAGIYLGYLTSSGVPLPSFGAAIPADQAEHLAEKSGRYRRLLDQAIAALEPAPDPETPMHPAASRLLAEGRAALLRGSAEGDDDAAALAWYSYGFGWLDAGVQAGLFRIIASREIFTV from the coding sequence ATGAGCGCCCTGCTCGACGCCCTGGAGGCGGCACTCCTCAGGACCGGATCGCTCCCGTCTGCCGATTCGCCCCTTGGCGCCGTCTCCGGTGTGATCCTGAGGATGGCGACCTCGTATCTCTCCGACGGGCGGACGTTTGAGCACCGGGGTGACGATGTGAATGCCCATGCGAGCGCCGTCTATGCATTCGGCTGGCTGGATGCAGGTATCTATCTTGGTTATCTCACCTCCTCCGGCGTTCCGCTCCCTTCCTTCGGGGCGGCGATACCCGCCGATCAGGCGGAGCACCTTGCCGAGAAGAGCGGGCGCTACCGCCGTCTGCTCGATCAGGCGATCGCCGCCCTCGAACCGGCCCCTGATCCCGAGACGCCGATGCACCCCGCCGCCTCCCGGTTACTCGCCGAGGGGCGTGCCGCCCTGCTGCGCGGGAGTGCGGAAGGAGATGATGACGCCGCTGCCCTTGCATGGTATTCGTACGGCTTTGGCTGGCTTGATGCCGGTGTGCAGGCAGGCCTCTTCAGGATCATCGCTTCCCGTGAAATCTTCACTGTATGA
- a CDS encoding NusA-like transcription termination signal-binding factor, with protein sequence MDRNIGFKERRYIEELRILTRSVAVDCLIDDRFDRVIYVIKPGDMGLAIGKKGENIRKMQKVLGRRIEMVEYAEDEETFIANIFRPVEVAGVSIDEESGKMNVVVCRKTDLGIAIGKGGSTIEKARMLVKRFFSDEIGDVVLTPAAAAEGEEEEA encoded by the coding sequence ATGGACAGAAATATTGGATTTAAAGAGCGACGATATATCGAGGAACTGAGAATTCTCACACGTTCAGTGGCGGTGGACTGCCTGATCGACGACCGCTTCGACCGGGTGATCTATGTGATCAAACCAGGCGACATGGGACTTGCAATCGGAAAAAAAGGTGAAAATATCAGAAAAATGCAGAAGGTGCTCGGCAGGCGGATCGAGATGGTGGAGTACGCCGAAGACGAGGAGACCTTCATCGCCAACATCTTCAGGCCGGTCGAGGTGGCCGGAGTTTCCATAGACGAGGAGAGCGGAAAGATGAATGTGGTCGTCTGCAGAAAGACCGACCTCGGCATTGCGATCGGGAAGGGGGGCAGCACCATCGAGAAGGCACGGATGCTGGTGAAGCGTTTCTTCTCTGATGAGATCGGGGACGTCGTGCTCACCCCGGCGGCCGCGGCGGAGGGGGAGGAAGAGGAGGCATGA